Proteins encoded in a region of the Inquilinus sp. KBS0705 genome:
- the rpoN gene encoding RNA polymerase factor sigma-54: protein MLKQNLQQKLLQKLSPQQIQFIKLLQVPTVSLDTRIKEELEENPALEDLSLTNLNEPEELYPDRDPDEDTYNSDDDQGPMDEFNIDDYLQDDSVNDYGSRYDQNGEDEDERKEIPIAVQSSFFESLQAQLDLLPLSDKDFSIGKQIIGSLDDDGYLRRPIMSLTDDLAFSQNVMADDEEVEDMLKVIQSFDPPGVGARSLQECLLIQLRRKDANDPIIKKAILVVEHYLEEFTRKHYDKLERSLNMNSVELRGVVNEILKLNPKPGDSNEVSTKQMQVIPDFHISNNDGVLVLTLNSKNAPELKVSRSYQEMFQHYDKAAQKDKKLKEAVQFVKQKLDSAKWFIDAIKQRQQTLLKTMNAIMQYQYDFFLTGDDKNLKPMILKDIADRIGMDISTVSRVANSKYVQTEHGTFLLKSFFSEAIQTESGEEVSNKEVKKILEEHIGKEDKRHPLADEKLTDILKEAGYNIARRTVAKYREQMNIPVARLRKEL from the coding sequence ATGCTTAAACAAAACCTTCAACAAAAACTCTTACAAAAACTTTCGCCACAGCAAATCCAATTTATAAAATTGCTGCAAGTGCCTACCGTATCACTTGATACGCGTATTAAAGAAGAATTAGAGGAGAACCCTGCCCTTGAAGACCTAAGCTTAACCAATTTAAACGAACCCGAAGAATTATACCCCGACCGCGACCCTGATGAAGACACCTACAACAGTGATGACGACCAGGGCCCGATGGATGAGTTTAATATTGATGATTACCTGCAGGATGATAGCGTAAACGACTACGGATCGCGCTATGACCAGAATGGTGAAGATGAGGACGAACGCAAAGAAATACCTATTGCTGTACAAAGCTCGTTTTTTGAAAGCCTGCAAGCACAGTTAGACCTGCTACCCCTATCAGACAAAGACTTTAGCATTGGCAAGCAAATTATAGGCAGTTTAGACGACGATGGCTACCTGCGCCGCCCTATAATGTCGCTTACTGATGACCTGGCCTTTTCGCAAAACGTAATGGCCGACGATGAAGAAGTGGAGGACATGCTAAAGGTGATACAAAGTTTTGACCCTCCGGGTGTTGGAGCGCGTAGCCTGCAGGAATGTTTATTGATACAATTAAGGCGTAAAGACGCTAACGACCCTATTATAAAAAAAGCGATACTGGTAGTTGAGCACTACCTTGAAGAGTTTACCCGTAAGCACTACGATAAGCTGGAACGATCGTTAAATATGAATTCGGTTGAATTGCGTGGTGTTGTAAATGAGATATTAAAGCTTAACCCAAAACCGGGTGATAGCAACGAGGTAAGCACTAAACAAATGCAGGTGATACCCGATTTTCATATCAGTAATAATGATGGGGTGCTGGTACTTACACTAAACTCTAAAAACGCGCCTGAGCTTAAGGTTAGCCGCAGCTACCAGGAGATGTTTCAGCATTACGATAAGGCAGCACAAAAAGATAAAAAGTTAAAGGAAGCGGTACAATTTGTAAAGCAAAAGCTCGATTCGGCAAAATGGTTTATTGATGCTATTAAACAGCGCCAGCAAACCCTGCTTAAAACTATGAATGCCATAATGCAGTACCAATACGATTTCTTTTTAACCGGCGATGATAAAAACCTTAAGCCGATGATATTAAAAGATATTGCCGACCGTATTGGCATGGATATATCTACGGTATCGCGCGTAGCCAACTCCAAATATGTACAAACCGAGCATGGTACTTTCTTGCTAAAATCTTTCTTTAGCGAAGCCATACAAACCGAAAGCGGCGAAGAGGTATCAAACAAGGAAGTGAAAAAGATACTGGAAGAACATATTGGCAAAGAAGACAAGCGCCACCCGCTTGCCGATGAAAAGCTGACTGATATACTTAAAGAAGCGGGCTATAATATAGCGCGCCGCACAGTAGCCAAATATCGCGAGCAAATGAATATCCCGGTTGCAAGGTTAAGGAAAGAACTGTAG
- the mscL gene encoding large conductance mechanosensitive channel protein MscL: MGFIKEFKEFAVKGNVLDLAIAVVIGGAFSKIVSSLVEDIITPAVLTPALKAAHLSNLSQLVIPGTAIKYGNFLSQVLSFIIIALSLFIVITAINRFKKKEEAAPTVVPSPTKEQVLLTEIRDILADKNKNLG, encoded by the coding sequence ATGGGATTTATTAAAGAGTTTAAAGAATTTGCCGTTAAAGGCAACGTATTAGATTTAGCTATTGCAGTTGTTATAGGTGGTGCCTTTAGTAAAATAGTAAGCTCGTTGGTTGAGGATATTATTACGCCAGCTGTTTTAACACCTGCTTTAAAAGCAGCACACCTGTCTAACCTCAGTCAGCTGGTTATACCGGGCACAGCTATAAAGTATGGCAACTTTTTATCGCAGGTGCTATCATTTATCATCATTGCCTTATCTCTGTTTATTGTAATAACCGCAATAAACAGGTTTAAAAAGAAAGAAGAAGCTGCGCCGACTGTTGTACCATCGCCGACCAAAGAGCAGGTTCTGTTAACCGAGATACGCGATATTTTGGCTGATAAGAATAAGAACCTTGGCTGA
- a CDS encoding MmcQ/YjbR family DNA-binding protein — protein MADIISIRRVALSLPEVSEEPHFEKTSFKVNKKIFATVVPEHNRATVKLSATDQDVFCTFDSAVIYPVPNKWGKQGWTHINLLTVKQDMLTEILKVAYCEIAPKHLADQVSFNEE, from the coding sequence TTGGCTGATATTATAAGCATCCGAAGGGTAGCATTATCGTTGCCCGAAGTTAGTGAGGAGCCCCATTTCGAGAAAACATCGTTCAAAGTAAATAAAAAGATATTTGCTACAGTAGTGCCGGAGCATAACAGGGCGACGGTAAAATTATCTGCAACTGATCAGGATGTATTTTGCACTTTTGATAGTGCGGTAATTTATCCCGTACCAAACAAATGGGGTAAGCAAGGCTGGACACATATAAACCTGCTAACGGTAAAGCAAGACATGCTAACCGAAATATTAAAAGTGGCGTACTGCGAAATAGCACCAAAGCATTTGGCCGACCAAGTATCGTTTAACGAAGAATGA